The Pseudomonas baetica genome includes a region encoding these proteins:
- the tsf gene encoding translation elongation factor Ts: protein MAAITAALVKELRERTGEGMMDCKKALEKADGDIEKAIDDMRASGAIKAAKKAGNVAAEGAIAIKSNEKAAVLLEVNSQTDFLALQDDFKNFVAASVEKAFDEKLTDAAPLIAAQESAREALVAKVGENVNIRRLVRVEGDVVGTYLHGNKIGVAVVLKGGDVELAKDIAMHVAASNPEFLLPSQVSDEAIEREKAVFLQLNEEKIKGKPENIVENMVKGRISKFLAEASLVEQAFVKNPEIKVGELAKKAGAEIVSFTYFKVGEGIEKPVDNFAEEVAAQLAAAKQ from the coding sequence ATGGCAGCAATTACTGCAGCGTTGGTTAAAGAACTGCGCGAGCGTACCGGCGAAGGCATGATGGATTGCAAGAAAGCCCTGGAAAAGGCTGACGGCGACATCGAAAAAGCCATTGATGACATGCGTGCTTCGGGCGCGATCAAGGCTGCCAAGAAAGCTGGTAACGTTGCCGCTGAAGGCGCAATCGCCATCAAATCGAACGAAAAGGCAGCCGTGCTGCTGGAAGTCAACTCGCAGACCGACTTCCTGGCCCTGCAAGACGACTTCAAGAACTTCGTTGCTGCCAGCGTAGAAAAAGCCTTCGACGAAAAACTGACCGACGCAGCTCCGCTGATCGCCGCTCAGGAATCGGCTCGTGAAGCTCTGGTTGCTAAAGTTGGCGAGAACGTCAACATCCGTCGTCTGGTACGCGTAGAGGGTGACGTTGTCGGCACTTACCTGCACGGTAACAAGATCGGTGTTGCTGTCGTCCTGAAAGGCGGTGACGTCGAGCTGGCCAAAGACATCGCGATGCACGTAGCTGCAAGCAACCCTGAGTTCCTGCTGCCTTCGCAAGTTTCCGATGAAGCGATCGAGCGTGAAAAAGCTGTGTTCCTGCAGCTGAACGAAGAAAAAATCAAAGGCAAGCCAGAAAACATTGTTGAGAACATGGTCAAAGGCCGTATCAGCAAGTTCCTGGCAGAAGCGAGCCTGGTTGAGCAGGCGTTCGTCAAGAACCCTGAAATCAAGGTTGGCGAGCTGGCCAAGAAAGCGGGTGCTGAAATCGTTTCCTTCACCTACTTCAAAGTAGGCGAAGGCATCGAGAAGCCGGTCGACAACTTCGCTGAAGAAGTTGCTGCCCAGCTGGCTGCCGCCAAGCAATAA
- the ispC gene encoding 1-deoxy-D-xylulose-5-phosphate reductoisomerase, whose amino-acid sequence MSRPQQITVLGATGSIGLSTLDVIARHPERYQVFALSGFTRLSELLALCVRHVPQFAVVPEVAAARGLQDDLRAAGLPTRVLVGEEGLCQVASAPEVDAVMAAIVGAAGLRPTLAAVEAGKKILLANKEALVMSGALFMQAVRKSGSVLLPIDSEHNAIFQCMPQDFARGLSSVGVRRILLTASGGPFRQTLMAELAHVSPDQACAHPNWSMGRKISVDSASMMNKGLELIEACWLFDAKPSQVEVVIHPQSVIHSLVDYVDGSVLAQLGNPDMRTPIANALAWPERIDSGVAPLDLFAIARLDFEAPDEERFPCLRLARQAAEAGNSAPAMLNAANEVAVAAFLDGRVRYLEIASIIEEVLNLEAVVALDNLDAVFTADAKARVLAEQWLKRHSR is encoded by the coding sequence GTGAGTCGCCCGCAACAGATTACCGTTCTGGGGGCGACCGGCTCGATCGGTCTGAGTACCCTGGATGTCATTGCCCGTCACCCTGAGCGTTATCAGGTTTTCGCCTTGAGCGGCTTCACTCGCCTGAGTGAGCTGCTGGCCTTGTGTGTGCGTCACGTCCCGCAATTTGCTGTGGTGCCGGAAGTCGCTGCCGCTCGCGGTTTGCAGGATGACTTGCGCGCAGCCGGTTTGCCGACCCGCGTGCTGGTGGGTGAGGAGGGCTTGTGTCAGGTAGCCTCCGCTCCAGAAGTAGACGCAGTCATGGCGGCGATTGTTGGTGCGGCGGGTCTGCGTCCGACTTTGGCTGCCGTCGAGGCGGGCAAGAAGATTCTCCTGGCTAATAAAGAAGCGCTGGTGATGTCCGGCGCCTTGTTCATGCAAGCTGTGCGCAAGAGCGGTTCGGTATTGCTGCCGATCGACAGTGAGCACAACGCGATATTCCAGTGCATGCCACAGGATTTTGCCCGCGGGCTGAGTTCGGTAGGGGTGCGAAGGATTTTGCTTACAGCCTCTGGTGGCCCCTTCCGGCAAACGCTGATGGCTGAATTGGCGCATGTTTCACCTGACCAGGCCTGTGCACACCCGAACTGGTCCATGGGGCGAAAAATCTCGGTCGACTCGGCGAGCATGATGAATAAAGGTCTCGAGTTGATCGAGGCTTGCTGGCTGTTTGATGCGAAGCCTTCGCAGGTCGAAGTGGTGATTCATCCGCAAAGCGTCATCCACTCGCTGGTCGATTATGTGGATGGCTCGGTGCTGGCGCAGTTGGGTAATCCTGATATGCGTACACCGATTGCCAACGCACTGGCCTGGCCGGAGCGTATCGATTCCGGCGTGGCGCCGCTGGACCTGTTTGCAATCGCGCGTCTGGACTTCGAGGCGCCGGATGAAGAGCGCTTCCCATGTCTGCGTCTGGCAAGGCAAGCTGCTGAGGCGGGTAACAGCGCGCCAGCGATGCTCAATGCGGCCAACGAAGTCGCAGTGGCGGCGTTTCTCGACGGCCGGGTCCGTTACCTGGAAATCGCGAGTATCATCGAGGAGGTCTTGAACCTCGAAGCAGTCGTTGCGCTGGACAATCTCGATGCCGTGTTCACGGCAGACGCCAAGGCGCGAGTTTTGGCGGAGCAATGGCTGAAGCGTCACAGTCGATAG
- a CDS encoding phosphatidate cytidylyltransferase → MLKQRIITALILLPIALGGFFLLEGSGFALFIGLVVSLGAWEWARLAGFAAQSFRVGFAAVVALMLFVMYILPGLAPWVLGAAVLWWAVATYLVLTYPRSAEHWSSAATKLVIGLLILLPAWQGLVQIKQYPLGNWLIMAVMVLVWGADIGAYFSGRAFGKRKLAPQVSPGKSWEGVYGGLALSLVITAIVGLVRDWTVAELLKGLIGAALIVFISVVGDLTESMFKRQSGIKDSSNLLPGHGGVLDRIDSLTAAIPVFAVLLWMAAP, encoded by the coding sequence ATGCTTAAACAACGAATCATCACCGCGCTGATCCTGCTACCGATTGCCTTGGGCGGGTTTTTCCTGCTCGAAGGTTCCGGTTTCGCGCTGTTCATCGGTCTGGTCGTGAGTCTGGGTGCCTGGGAATGGGCGCGTCTGGCGGGCTTTGCCGCGCAATCGTTCCGCGTCGGCTTTGCCGCCGTGGTGGCCCTGATGCTGTTCGTCATGTACATCCTGCCCGGGCTCGCGCCTTGGGTGCTCGGCGCCGCCGTGCTCTGGTGGGCAGTGGCGACTTATCTGGTGCTGACTTATCCGCGTTCGGCCGAGCACTGGTCCAGCGCAGCGACCAAACTGGTGATCGGTCTGTTGATCCTGCTGCCGGCCTGGCAAGGCCTGGTGCAGATCAAACAGTATCCGCTGGGTAACTGGCTGATCATGGCGGTGATGGTGCTGGTCTGGGGTGCTGACATTGGTGCCTACTTCTCCGGTCGTGCATTCGGCAAGCGTAAATTGGCGCCTCAAGTCAGCCCGGGTAAAAGCTGGGAAGGCGTTTACGGTGGCCTGGCGCTTAGCCTGGTTATTACCGCGATTGTCGGCCTGGTGCGCGACTGGACGGTGGCCGAGTTGCTCAAGGGCTTGATTGGTGCTGCACTGATCGTATTCATTTCCGTCGTGGGCGACCTGACTGAAAGCATGTTCAAGCGCCAGTCCGGGATCAAGGACAGCAGTAATCTGCTGCCGGGCCATGGCGGCGTGCTTGATCGCATCGACAGCCTGACTGCAGCTATTCCGGTCTTTGCCGTATTGTTGTGGATGGCTGCACCGTGA
- the uppS gene encoding polyprenyl diphosphate synthase — MDKTKQTAPSAVPRHVAIIMDGNNRWAKKRFMPGVAGHKAGVDAVRAVIEVCAEAKVEVLTLFAFSSENWQRPADEVSALMDLFFKALRREAKRLNDNNISLRIIGDRSRFHPELQAAMREAEAMTVGANRFVLQIAANYGGQWDIAQAAQRLAREVQAGHLRPEDITPDLLQTCLATGDLPLPDLCIRTGGEHRISNFLLWQLAYAELYFSDLFWPDFKHEAMRTALADFASRQRRFGKTSEQIEAGARV; from the coding sequence ATGGACAAGACCAAGCAGACTGCGCCGTCCGCGGTGCCGCGCCATGTCGCGATCATCATGGATGGCAACAATCGCTGGGCGAAAAAACGCTTTATGCCGGGTGTCGCCGGGCATAAAGCGGGCGTCGATGCTGTGCGGGCCGTTATTGAGGTGTGCGCCGAGGCCAAGGTCGAGGTGTTGACCCTGTTCGCCTTTTCCAGTGAAAACTGGCAGCGTCCGGCCGATGAGGTCAGTGCCTTGATGGACCTGTTCTTCAAGGCCTTGCGTCGTGAGGCCAAGCGCCTCAACGACAACAACATCAGCCTGCGCATCATTGGCGATCGCTCGCGATTTCATCCGGAGCTGCAGGCCGCGATGCGTGAAGCTGAGGCCATGACCGTCGGTGCCAACCGATTTGTCCTGCAAATCGCTGCCAATTACGGCGGGCAATGGGATATAGCCCAGGCTGCCCAGCGCCTGGCGCGTGAGGTTCAGGCCGGCCATCTGCGCCCGGAGGACATTACTCCGGACTTGCTGCAGACCTGTCTGGCCACTGGCGATCTGCCGTTGCCTGATCTGTGTATCCGCACTGGGGGGGAGCACCGCATCAGCAATTTCCTGCTGTGGCAGCTGGCTTATGCCGAGTTGTACTTCTCCGACCTGTTCTGGCCGGACTTCAAACACGAAGCCATGCGCACTGCGCTGGCCGATTTCGCTTCGCGTCAACGTCGCTTCGGTAAAACGAGCGAACAGATCGAAGCTGGAGCCCGGGTTTAA
- the rpsB gene encoding 30S ribosomal protein S2, producing the protein MSQVNMRDMLKAGVHFGHQTRYWNPKMGKYIFGARNKIHIINLEKTLPMFNEALTFVERLAQGKNKILFVGTKRSAGKIVAEEAARCGSPYVDHRWLGGMLTNFKTIRASIKRLRDLEVQAEDGTFAKLTKKEALMRTRDLEKLDRSLGGIKDMGGLPDALFVIDVDHERIAITEANKLGIPVIGVVDTNSSPEGVDYIIPGNDDAIRAIQLYMGSMADAVIRGRNNVGGGTVEFAAEETQAAAE; encoded by the coding sequence ATGTCCCAAGTCAATATGCGCGATATGCTGAAGGCCGGTGTGCACTTCGGTCACCAAACCCGTTACTGGAATCCGAAAATGGGTAAGTACATTTTCGGCGCGCGTAACAAGATTCACATCATCAACCTTGAAAAAACCCTGCCAATGTTCAACGAAGCTCTGACTTTCGTAGAGCGTCTGGCCCAGGGCAAAAACAAGATTCTGTTCGTCGGCACCAAGCGCTCCGCTGGCAAGATCGTTGCTGAAGAAGCAGCACGTTGCGGTTCGCCGTACGTCGATCACCGCTGGTTGGGCGGTATGCTGACCAACTTCAAAACCATTCGTGCTTCCATCAAGCGTCTGCGTGACCTTGAAGTTCAAGCCGAAGACGGTACTTTCGCCAAGCTGACCAAGAAAGAAGCGCTGATGCGCACTCGTGATCTTGAGAAGCTTGATCGTTCGCTGGGCGGCATCAAGGACATGGGCGGTCTGCCAGACGCATTGTTCGTGATCGACGTTGACCACGAGCGCATCGCGATCACCGAAGCCAACAAGCTGGGCATCCCGGTCATCGGCGTTGTCGATACCAACAGCAGCCCGGAAGGCGTTGACTACATCATCCCAGGCAACGATGACGCAATCCGCGCTATCCAGCTGTACATGGGTTCGATGGCTGACGCTGTTATCCGTGGTCGCAACAATGTTGGTGGCGGCACTGTAGAATTCGCAGCTGAAGAAACTCAGGCTGCAGCTGAGTAA
- the rseP gene encoding sigma E protease regulator RseP has protein sequence MSALYMIAGTLIALGVLVTFHEFGHFWVARRCGVKVLRFSVGFGMPLLRWHDKQGTEFVVAAIPLGGYVKMLDEREGEVPVDQLDQSFNRKSVRQRIAIVAAGPIANFLLALVFFWVLAMLGSEQVRPVIGAVESGSIAAKAGLGAGQEIVAIDGEPTTGWAAVNLQLVRRLGESGSLQLLVREQGSTADSPRELVLDHWLKGADEPDPIRSLGIRPWRPALPPVLAELDPKGPAQAAGLKTGDRLLSLDGQALNDWQQVVDTVRTRPDTKIVLRVERDGASIDVPVTLAARGESKAPSGYLGAGVKAVDWPPEMIREVSYGPLAAIGEGARRTWTMSILTLDSLKKMLFGELSVKNLSGPITIAKVAGASAQSGVADFLNFLAYLSISLGVLNLLPIPVLDGGHLLFYLIEWARGRPLSDRVQGWGIQIGISLVVGVMLLALVNDLGRL, from the coding sequence ATGAGCGCGCTCTATATGATTGCCGGCACCCTGATCGCTTTGGGTGTGCTGGTCACCTTTCACGAATTCGGCCACTTCTGGGTCGCGCGTCGCTGTGGCGTAAAGGTTCTGCGCTTTTCCGTAGGCTTCGGTATGCCGCTGCTGCGCTGGCACGACAAACAAGGCACTGAATTTGTCGTTGCCGCGATCCCTCTGGGTGGCTACGTCAAGATGCTTGATGAGCGCGAAGGCGAGGTGCCGGTCGATCAACTGGATCAGTCGTTCAATCGCAAGTCCGTTCGTCAGCGTATCGCCATTGTTGCCGCCGGCCCAATTGCCAACTTCCTGTTGGCCTTGGTGTTCTTCTGGGTGCTGGCCATGCTCGGTAGCGAGCAGGTGCGCCCGGTCATTGGTGCAGTCGAGTCCGGCAGCATCGCCGCCAAAGCCGGTTTGGGTGCGGGTCAGGAGATCGTCGCGATCGATGGCGAGCCGACTACTGGTTGGGCCGCCGTCAATTTGCAACTGGTTCGTCGTCTTGGTGAAAGTGGCTCCTTGCAGTTATTGGTGCGTGAGCAAGGCTCTACCGCGGATTCGCCGCGTGAACTGGTGCTGGATCACTGGCTGAAGGGTGCTGATGAGCCAGATCCGATCCGCTCTCTGGGTATTCGTCCATGGCGCCCGGCCTTGCCGCCGGTGCTTGCCGAGCTTGATCCAAAAGGCCCGGCTCAGGCTGCCGGGCTGAAGACCGGTGATCGTTTGCTGTCTCTTGACGGTCAGGCGCTTAACGACTGGCAGCAAGTGGTTGATACCGTTCGTACGCGTCCTGATACCAAAATCGTGCTGCGTGTCGAGCGCGATGGTGCTTCAATCGACGTCCCTGTCACCCTGGCGGCGCGCGGTGAAAGCAAGGCGCCAAGCGGTTATCTGGGGGCGGGTGTCAAAGCTGTCGACTGGCCGCCGGAAATGATCCGCGAAGTCAGTTATGGGCCATTGGCCGCGATTGGCGAGGGTGCCCGACGCACTTGGACCATGAGCATTCTGACGCTCGATTCACTGAAGAAAATGCTGTTCGGCGAGCTCTCGGTAAAAAACTTGAGTGGACCGATAACCATTGCTAAAGTGGCGGGCGCTTCTGCCCAGTCGGGTGTCGCTGATTTCCTGAATTTCCTTGCTTATCTGAGTATTAGCCTGGGGGTTCTGAATTTGCTGCCCATTCCTGTACTGGATGGGGGGCATTTGTTGTTTTATCTGATCGAGTGGGCGCGTGGTCGTCCCTTGTCGGATCGGGTGCAAGGTTGGGGGATACAGATCGGTATCAGTTTGGTGGTCGGGGTGATGTTGCTTGCTCTGGTCAACGATCTGGGTCGTCTGTAA
- the pyrH gene encoding UMP kinase, which translates to MAQQGSGYQARYKRILLKLSGEALMGSEEFGIDPKVLDRMALEVGQLVGIGVQVGLVIGGGNLFRGEALSKAGMDRVTGDHMGMLATVMNALAMRDALERANISAIVMSAISMVGVTDHYDRRKAMRHLNSKDVVIFAAGTGNPFFTTDSAACLRAIEIDADVVLKATKVDGVYTADPFKDPHAEKFDHLTYDEVLDRKLGVMDLTAICLCRDHKMPLRVFNMNKPGALLNIVHGGAEGTLIEEGQQ; encoded by the coding sequence ATGGCTCAGCAGGGCAGTGGTTATCAGGCTCGCTATAAACGCATTCTACTCAAGCTTAGCGGCGAGGCCCTGATGGGCTCGGAAGAGTTCGGGATCGATCCAAAAGTGCTGGATCGGATGGCGCTGGAAGTCGGCCAACTGGTCGGCATCGGCGTGCAGGTCGGTCTGGTGATCGGCGGCGGCAACCTGTTCCGCGGCGAAGCCCTGAGCAAGGCCGGCATGGATCGGGTAACAGGCGACCACATGGGCATGCTGGCCACTGTGATGAACGCTCTGGCCATGCGTGACGCGCTGGAGCGTGCCAATATCTCGGCCATCGTGATGTCGGCCATTTCCATGGTGGGCGTGACCGATCACTATGATCGCCGCAAAGCCATGCGCCACCTGAACTCCAAAGACGTCGTGATTTTCGCGGCCGGTACTGGCAATCCGTTCTTCACCACGGATTCGGCAGCTTGCCTGCGTGCAATCGAAATCGATGCCGACGTCGTGCTCAAGGCGACCAAGGTCGATGGCGTCTACACCGCAGACCCGTTCAAAGACCCGCATGCCGAGAAGTTCGATCATCTGACTTATGATGAAGTACTGGATCGCAAGCTGGGCGTGATGGATCTGACCGCTATTTGCCTGTGCCGCGACCACAAGATGCCGCTGCGCGTATTCAACATGAACAAGCCCGGTGCCCTGCTGAACATCGTACATGGCGGCGCTGAAGGCACCCTGATCGAGGAAGGTCAACAATGA
- the map gene encoding type I methionyl aminopeptidase: MTVNLKTPEDIAGMRVAGKLAADVLEMIAEHVKPGVTTDQLNQICHDYIVDVQQAIPAPLNYKGYPKSICTSINHVVCHGIPNDKPLKNGDTLNIDVTVIKDGYHGDTSRMFHVGEVPVWAERLSQITQECMYKAIEIVKPGCRLGDIGEVIQKHAEKNGFSVVREFCGHGIGKVFHEEPQILHYGRAGTGMELKAGMTFTIEPMINQGKADTKVLGDGWTAITKDRKLSAQWEHTLLVTDTGYEIFTLRADDTIPRISA, from the coding sequence ATGACCGTCAACCTCAAAACTCCCGAGGACATCGCTGGCATGCGTGTCGCCGGCAAACTGGCCGCCGATGTGCTGGAAATGATTGCCGAACATGTAAAGCCAGGCGTTACCACTGATCAACTGAACCAGATCTGTCACGACTACATCGTTGACGTGCAGCAGGCCATCCCTGCCCCACTCAACTACAAAGGCTACCCGAAGTCGATCTGCACCTCGATCAACCACGTTGTCTGCCACGGCATCCCGAATGACAAGCCGCTGAAAAACGGCGACACCCTGAACATCGACGTCACCGTCATCAAGGACGGTTACCACGGCGACACCAGCCGCATGTTCCATGTCGGCGAAGTACCGGTGTGGGCCGAGCGTCTGTCGCAGATTACCCAGGAATGCATGTACAAGGCGATCGAGATCGTCAAACCGGGTTGCCGCCTGGGTGACATCGGTGAAGTCATCCAGAAACACGCGGAAAAGAACGGCTTTTCGGTGGTTCGCGAATTCTGCGGCCACGGCATCGGCAAGGTGTTTCACGAAGAGCCGCAGATCCTCCACTACGGCCGCGCCGGCACCGGCATGGAACTGAAAGCCGGCATGACCTTCACCATCGAGCCGATGATCAATCAGGGCAAGGCCGACACCAAGGTATTGGGCGATGGCTGGACCGCGATCACCAAGGATCGCAAGCTCTCGGCCCAGTGGGAACACACCTTGCTGGTGACCGACACCGGCTACGAGATCTTCACCCTGCGCGCCGACGACACCATCCCGCGCATCTCGGCCTGA
- the frr gene encoding ribosome recycling factor, with product MINEIKKDAQERMQKSLESLAHAFGQIRTGKAHPSILGSVMVPYYGADTSITQVANITVKDSRTLQVVAFERNMLAAVDKAIQSAGLNLNPTNLGELLLISMPALTEETRKGFTKQARSAAEDARVAVRNIRRDALGELKKLVKDKEISEDEERRAATDIQKLTDKAEADIDAATKQKEADLMAV from the coding sequence ATGATCAACGAAATCAAGAAAGACGCTCAAGAGCGCATGCAGAAATCCCTCGAATCCCTGGCCCACGCGTTTGGTCAGATTCGTACCGGTAAAGCCCACCCAAGCATTCTGGGGAGTGTGATGGTGCCGTACTACGGCGCAGATACCTCTATCACTCAAGTGGCTAACATCACTGTAAAAGACTCGCGCACCCTGCAAGTCGTGGCGTTCGAGCGCAATATGCTTGCGGCTGTCGACAAGGCAATCCAGAGCGCTGGTCTGAACCTCAATCCGACCAACCTGGGCGAGTTGCTGCTGATCTCCATGCCAGCCTTGACCGAGGAAACTCGTAAAGGGTTTACCAAGCAAGCTCGTAGCGCAGCAGAAGATGCTCGCGTAGCGGTACGTAACATCCGTCGCGATGCGCTGGGCGAGCTGAAGAAACTGGTCAAGGACAAGGAAATCAGCGAAGACGAAGAGCGTCGTGCAGCGACTGATATCCAGAAGCTTACCGATAAGGCAGAGGCCGATATCGATGCGGCTACCAAGCAAAAAGAAGCGGATCTGATGGCCGTATAA